The Candidatus Zixiibacteriota bacterium genome contains a region encoding:
- a CDS encoding TolC family protein, producing MKRLSLLLIYLILLLTPTIEAGEYNFEQFLDLAERHSKDLKLARQELRIAGANKKEAMAGALPHVSASAGYTRNLSEMYMYMDMAALTGEEEAGISKFPITRNNEYSANVVISQTLFNGAVYNAVKAARQYQKLSDFVYDASYQEIMTYSKKAFYQTLLLKVVLDVSQASEHNAYENYLDVKRAFDNGLVSEFELLQAEVRYKDYVPRTTEAEKNYNIALINLKNLAGIPVEEDMVLDGNLDEYPQLPKMATLESILQSRPDFNALLWEEKLRETGVRAEKSAYLPTLTGSLTYAYSAQSDEWSLDEENDGFIAGLNLSIPIFTGGSTRAKVQKARIELDKTRINIDRTRENIEKQIESIRLRLEEANKRIVAAEATLKTAEKAFAIAEATSKSGLATQLELKDSRVVLDQATNGYYAAVYEYLDAYFDWEKATGAVQTDHR from the coding sequence ATGAAAAGGCTGTCACTTTTATTGATATATCTGATTCTACTCCTGACTCCGACCATTGAAGCCGGGGAATATAACTTCGAACAATTCCTCGATCTGGCTGAGAGGCACAGCAAAGATCTGAAACTGGCCCGGCAGGAACTTCGTATCGCCGGTGCCAACAAGAAAGAAGCGATGGCCGGGGCTTTGCCGCATGTTTCGGCCAGCGCCGGTTACACTCGTAATCTGTCAGAAATGTATATGTACATGGATATGGCCGCGCTGACGGGTGAGGAGGAGGCCGGGATTTCGAAATTCCCCATCACCAGAAATAATGAGTACAGCGCCAATGTGGTGATCAGCCAAACGCTGTTCAACGGGGCAGTGTATAATGCCGTTAAAGCGGCCCGGCAGTATCAAAAATTATCTGATTTTGTGTATGATGCTTCATACCAGGAAATCATGACTTATTCCAAAAAAGCCTTTTATCAGACCCTGCTTCTCAAAGTGGTTTTAGATGTTTCGCAGGCATCGGAGCACAATGCCTATGAGAATTATCTTGATGTCAAAAGGGCTTTCGACAATGGACTGGTTTCAGAATTCGAACTGCTTCAGGCAGAGGTCCGCTATAAAGATTACGTTCCCCGAACCACCGAAGCGGAAAAGAATTACAACATCGCCCTGATCAATCTGAAAAATCTGGCCGGTATCCCGGTTGAAGAGGATATGGTGCTCGACGGCAATCTCGATGAATATCCCCAACTTCCGAAGATGGCGACCCTGGAGTCGATCCTGCAAAGCCGTCCGGATTTCAATGCCCTGTTATGGGAGGAGAAACTTCGCGAAACAGGTGTCAGGGCCGAGAAGTCAGCCTATCTGCCGACGTTGACCGGTAGCTTGACATATGCTTATTCGGCGCAGTCGGATGAATGGAGTCTGGACGAGGAAAACGACGGTTTTATAGCGGGATTGAATCTCTCGATCCCGATTTTCACCGGTGGTTCCACCCGGGCCAAAGTCCAGAAAGCACGGATCGAACTGGACAAAACCCGAATCAATATCGATCGCACCCGGGAAAATATCGAGAAACAGATTGAAAGTATCCGGCTCCGCCTTGAAGAAGCCAATAAGCGTATTGTCGCGGCCGAGGCGACTTTGAAAACGGCCGAGAAGGCCTTTGCCATAGCTGAAGCGACTTCAAAATCCGGACTGGCAACCCAGCTCGAATTGAAAGACAGCCGGGTTGTTCTGGATCAGGCCACGAACGGGTACTATGCGGCGGTGTACGAATATCTGGATGCCTACTTTGATTGGGAGAAAGCCACCGGTGCCGTGCAAACAGACCACCGGTAA
- a CDS encoding porin family protein — MKRVTLLSVTVIVLMFFTVPANAFEATGKLGLGFNGGLSIPAGGDITTDSTFSDFFDLGPAFGVHVNYGIIKEVSIETGFRYAFMKMKDDVNDDPENEPNVVVPQIYLNGILNLGSFFNNPENRLNPFVKAGVALVPWKATDDGPGGDAIIMENGEEFKKTSFGLNFGAGLEVYATPNLSLFAEGQYLMIFSEDKDKFGEEFGNLGDININVGLTYYIPLTGM, encoded by the coding sequence ATGAAACGTGTCACATTATTGAGTGTCACAGTCATTGTCTTGATGTTCTTCACCGTGCCGGCCAATGCCTTCGAGGCCACCGGAAAACTGGGACTGGGATTTAACGGTGGACTGTCTATCCCGGCCGGGGGTGATATTACCACCGACAGCACTTTCAGCGATTTCTTTGATCTCGGACCGGCTTTCGGAGTCCATGTTAACTATGGTATCATCAAGGAGGTCTCGATCGAGACCGGTTTCCGTTACGCCTTTATGAAAATGAAGGATGATGTCAATGATGATCCGGAAAATGAACCCAATGTCGTGGTTCCACAGATATACCTTAACGGCATATTGAATTTAGGATCGTTCTTCAATAATCCCGAAAACCGGCTCAATCCTTTTGTTAAGGCGGGGGTGGCACTGGTGCCGTGGAAAGCCACCGATGACGGTCCCGGTGGCGATGCTATAATTATGGAAAACGGCGAGGAATTCAAAAAAACCAGTTTCGGTTTAAATTTCGGCGCCGGTCTTGAAGTCTATGCTACCCCGAACCTGTCGCTTTTCGCCGAAGGGCAGTATCTGATGATCTTCAGCGAGGATAAAGATAAATTCGGGGAAGAATTCGGCAATCTCGGGGATATCAATATTAATGTCGGATTAACCTATTACATTCCTCTCACCGGCATGTAA
- a CDS encoding sigma 54-interacting transcriptional regulator, with amino-acid sequence MAGKTKNDQTTEIILDSIADGVFTVDKDWRITSFNRAAEEITGISKEEAIGQRCCDVFHASICESSCALRESFKTGRPAVNRAVYVIDSSGNRIPISISTAVLKDKKGNVIGGVETFRNLSVIEELRRELEKKYSFHDIISKNNEMLKIFDILPGVAESDSTVLIEGASGTGKELIAMALHDLSGRQGKPLVVVNCGALPDTLLESELFGYRAGAFTDARKDKPGRFALAEGGTIFLDEIGDISPALQVRLLRVIQERTYEPLGATESIKTDVRIIAASNRSLEKLVRAGKFRDDLYYRLNVIKIKLPPLCERREDIPLLIDHFIRRFNHLKKKLISDIAPDALARLMSYDYPGNIRELENIIEHGFVMCRGTIINLSDLPENVRPKDEGPAVPSASLEELSAVYITEALRRNNWNRARTARELGIHKTTLWRKMNRLRIKPPNQK; translated from the coding sequence ATGGCCGGAAAAACCAAAAACGATCAGACTACCGAGATTATCCTTGATTCCATTGCCGATGGGGTTTTCACGGTTGATAAAGACTGGCGGATTACCTCCTTTAACCGGGCCGCCGAGGAAATAACCGGAATATCAAAAGAGGAAGCGATCGGGCAACGATGTTGCGATGTTTTTCATGCCTCGATCTGTGAATCAAGCTGTGCCCTGAGAGAGTCATTCAAAACCGGGCGTCCGGCGGTAAACCGGGCGGTTTATGTTATCGACTCCTCGGGTAACCGGATTCCGATAAGCATATCCACGGCGGTTTTGAAAGACAAGAAGGGTAATGTTATCGGTGGGGTGGAAACCTTCCGAAACCTGAGTGTTATCGAGGAACTGCGGCGGGAACTCGAGAAAAAATATTCTTTCCATGACATTATCAGTAAGAATAACGAAATGCTTAAAATATTCGATATCCTGCCGGGTGTGGCCGAAAGCGACAGCACGGTTTTAATCGAGGGGGCCAGCGGGACCGGTAAGGAATTGATCGCCATGGCCTTGCATGATCTTTCCGGCCGCCAGGGAAAGCCCCTGGTGGTGGTCAACTGCGGGGCTCTCCCGGATACCCTTCTGGAATCAGAATTGTTCGGATATCGGGCCGGGGCTTTTACCGATGCCCGGAAAGACAAACCGGGCCGTTTTGCTCTTGCCGAAGGCGGGACCATTTTTCTGGATGAAATCGGGGATATCTCGCCGGCCCTTCAGGTGCGGTTACTCAGGGTAATCCAGGAGCGTACTTATGAACCCCTGGGGGCGACTGAATCGATTAAAACCGATGTCCGGATTATCGCCGCCTCCAATAGGAGTTTGGAGAAGCTGGTACGCGCCGGAAAATTCCGGGATGACTTGTACTATCGGTTGAATGTCATCAAAATTAAACTGCCCCCGCTCTGCGAACGCCGCGAAGATATACCGCTGTTGATCGATCATTTTATCCGCCGCTTCAATCATCTTAAAAAAAAGCTGATCTCCGATATCGCTCCCGATGCCCTGGCCCGGCTGATGAGTTATGATTATCCCGGTAATATCCGCGAACTGGAAAATATCATCGAGCACGGGTTTGTCATGTGTCGAGGAACGATTATTAATCTTTCCGATCTGCCTGAAAATGTCCGGCCAAAAGATGAAGGTCCGGCTGTTCCATCGGCCTCGCTGGAAGAGCTCAGTGCCGTCTATATCACCGAGGCTCTCCGTCGCAACAACTGGAATCGGGCCCGAACGGCCCGCGAACTGGGAATACACAAAACCACTTTGTGGCGTAAAATGAACCGGCTGAGGATTAAACCACCCAATCAAAAATAA
- a CDS encoding NifB/NifX family molybdenum-iron cluster-binding protein yields the protein MRIAVSSQGKELSSRVDPRFGRAAYFIIFDTSDSSVEAVENSQNVNAAQGAGIQAARNVAGRKVDLVVSGNFGPKAFATLNAAGIKAAQWADGTVAQAIEMARNNELKVSTGANVEGHWM from the coding sequence ATGAGAATAGCGGTTTCATCGCAGGGTAAAGAGCTTTCCAGCCGGGTCGATCCAAGGTTCGGCAGGGCCGCGTACTTTATTATCTTTGATACATCCGACAGCAGTGTCGAGGCCGTCGAAAACAGTCAGAATGTCAATGCCGCCCAGGGGGCGGGAATCCAGGCCGCCCGGAATGTGGCCGGCCGGAAGGTTGACCTGGTAGTTTCGGGAAATTTCGGCCCGAAAGCTTTTGCAACTCTGAATGCGGCCGGGATCAAGGCGGCCCAATGGGCCGATGGGACGGTGGCTCAGGCGATTGAAATGGCCCGCAACAACGAATTGAAAGTAAGCACCGGTGCCAATGTCGAAGGACATTGGATGTAA
- a CDS encoding DUF5320 domain-containing protein, which yields MPGGDRTGPMGQGPMTGRGAGFCAGYGRPGYMNRFLGGGFGSGRGMGRGGGRGFGGGGRGWRNMYYATGLPGWNRPYYPAGYAATGYAPAATGQDELAELKDQAGYLKSTLEDINRRIEQLEKSRKES from the coding sequence ATGCCGGGTGGAGACAGAACCGGTCCGATGGGCCAGGGGCCTATGACCGGACGAGGAGCCGGCTTCTGTGCCGGATATGGAAGGCCAGGATACATGAACCGCTTTTTGGGTGGCGGATTCGGCTCCGGCCGGGGGATGGGCCGTGGTGGCGGTAGAGGTTTCGGCGGCGGCGGCCGGGGTTGGCGAAATATGTACTATGCTACCGGACTACCCGGGTGGAATCGACCCTATTATCCGGCCGGGTATGCGGCGACGGGGTATGCACCCGCCGCAACCGGTCAGGATGAACTGGCTGAATTGAAGGACCAGGCTGGCTATCTAAAGAGCACGCTTGAAGATATTAACCGGAGAATAGAACAACTTGAGAAATCAAGGAAGGAGTCATAA
- a CDS encoding ATP-binding protein encodes MPRKLTIAIASGKGGTGKTTLSTSLAAILVERGEDVVFLDCDVEEPDGHIFLKPQGIQSQPVNVMIPRIIPEKCNFCGACGDACQFNALAVLADRVMVFPSLCHSCGACYHICPEKAIEEIPREIGTINYGNGQGVKFFEGRLNIGEALSPPVIKVLRSVPNGSRITIIDAPPGTSCPVIEAVRNTDFVVLVTEPTPFGLHDLKLAVEMVRAMNLPFGVVINRADMGDDRVEKYCKSERVDILLKIPFDRRLAEEYSEGSMTLISNPEYAGGLVTLMNDIKKRIEKNGTGDSQR; translated from the coding sequence ATGCCGCGTAAATTAACTATTGCTATTGCCAGCGGTAAAGGGGGGACAGGCAAAACCACCCTTTCCACCAGCCTGGCGGCGATTCTGGTGGAGAGGGGTGAAGATGTGGTTTTTCTCGATTGTGATGTTGAGGAGCCGGACGGTCATATCTTTTTAAAGCCGCAAGGCATCCAGAGTCAGCCGGTTAATGTTATGATTCCGCGAATCATTCCGGAAAAGTGCAACTTTTGCGGGGCCTGCGGCGATGCATGCCAATTCAATGCTCTGGCGGTCCTGGCCGACCGGGTGATGGTTTTTCCCTCGCTCTGCCATAGTTGCGGCGCCTGCTATCATATTTGCCCCGAAAAAGCGATCGAGGAAATCCCGCGGGAGATTGGAACCATAAATTACGGAAACGGGCAGGGGGTCAAATTCTTCGAAGGGCGGCTGAATATCGGTGAGGCGCTCTCACCTCCTGTAATTAAGGTATTGAGATCAGTACCAAACGGATCCCGAATCACCATAATAGATGCACCGCCCGGAACCTCCTGTCCCGTTATTGAAGCGGTTAGGAATACCGATTTTGTCGTTCTCGTTACCGAACCGACCCCGTTCGGACTCCATGACCTGAAACTGGCGGTGGAAATGGTCCGGGCCATGAATTTGCCGTTCGGGGTGGTGATAAACCGGGCCGATATGGGCGATGATCGGGTCGAGAAATATTGTAAGAGTGAAAGGGTCGATATTCTACTGAAAATACCGTTCGACCGCCGGCTGGCCGAGGAATATTCCGAGGGCAGTATGACTCTGATCAGTAATCCGGAGTATGCCGGGGGATTGGTGACACTGATGAATGATATCAAGAAGAGGATTGAGAAAAATGGAACTGGTGATTCTCAGCGGTAA
- a CDS encoding 4Fe-4S binding protein, with the protein MELVILSGKGGTGKTSLVGSLAVLAENKILVDCDVDAADLDLIIQGEKGQPNEFTASKKAIIDSELCTDCGICREHCRFNAIEYNDTGTGGSYRIDPLACEGCGLCVYLCPDKAIGLHPVVSGQWFLSKTDYGPLIHANLGIAQGNSGRLVSLLRKTARDLAESEGRELIIVDGPPGIGCPVIASLTGADYVVLVTEPSKSAFHDLERIISLVSHFRLPLGICINKFDINPALTQEIENFAIQKGIVLLGRIPYDPEITRAQIAGKPVIEFVDNETGRLIRQIWEKILGNLKYNNGRKKDISKPLKLL; encoded by the coding sequence ATGGAACTGGTGATTCTCAGCGGTAAAGGTGGAACCGGAAAGACCAGCCTGGTGGGTTCCCTGGCGGTGCTGGCGGAAAATAAGATACTGGTCGATTGCGATGTCGATGCCGCCGATCTGGATTTGATTATCCAGGGGGAAAAGGGCCAGCCCAATGAGTTTACTGCTTCCAAAAAGGCCATTATCGATTCCGAGCTCTGTACCGATTGCGGTATCTGTCGGGAACATTGTCGATTTAATGCCATTGAATACAATGATACCGGTACAGGTGGAAGTTATCGGATTGATCCGCTGGCGTGTGAGGGATGCGGCCTGTGCGTTTATCTATGCCCGGATAAAGCCATTGGACTTCATCCGGTGGTCAGCGGGCAATGGTTTCTCTCGAAAACCGATTACGGCCCTCTGATTCATGCCAACCTGGGTATTGCCCAGGGAAACTCCGGTCGGCTGGTATCGCTGTTAAGGAAGACCGCCCGGGATCTGGCTGAAAGCGAGGGAAGAGAATTGATAATTGTCGATGGACCGCCGGGAATCGGTTGCCCGGTCATAGCCTCGCTGACGGGAGCCGATTATGTAGTTCTGGTTACGGAACCATCTAAATCCGCCTTCCATGATCTGGAACGGATTATAAGCCTGGTGTCTCATTTTAGATTACCGCTCGGAATATGCATCAACAAATTCGACATAAACCCGGCGCTGACACAGGAAATCGAAAATTTCGCAATCCAAAAGGGAATTGTACTTCTGGGCCGGATTCCCTATGATCCCGAAATCACCAGAGCCCAGATTGCCGGAAAACCGGTGATTGAATTTGTTGATAATGAGACCGGCCGACTGATAAGACAGATCTGGGAAAAAATCCTTGGAAATTTGAAATATAACAATGGCCGAAAAAAAGACATATCCAAACCATTGAAACTACTATAA
- a CDS encoding NifB/NifX family molybdenum-iron cluster-binding protein, producing the protein MRIAIPMAEGRLSAHFGHCQEFALIDVDTDNKKIMKSERLVPPPHEPGVLPGWLAQMDCNLIIAGGMGHRAISMFNQNGISVVTGAMALKPEEIVMSYLNGQLIAGENTCDNPTHHHGEDGRCRSHQNES; encoded by the coding sequence ATGCGAATCGCAATACCAATGGCCGAAGGGAGGCTGTCAGCTCATTTCGGTCACTGTCAGGAATTCGCCCTGATCGATGTCGATACCGATAATAAGAAAATCATGAAATCCGAAAGACTGGTACCACCGCCTCACGAACCGGGTGTCCTTCCCGGGTGGCTGGCCCAAATGGATTGTAACCTGATTATCGCTGGTGGGATGGGCCATCGGGCTATCAGTATGTTTAACCAGAACGGGATAAGTGTCGTGACCGGAGCCATGGCCTTGAAACCGGAGGAAATAGTCATGTCCTACCTGAACGGACAGCTTATTGCCGGTGAAAATACTTGTGATAATCCGACGCATCATCATGGCGAAGATGGCCGTTGCCGCTCCCATCAGAATGAATCATGA
- a CDS encoding cation:proton antiporter, whose amino-acid sequence MHELAFLTDLLIILAVAVIVVVVFYRLKLPSIAGFILSGVLVGPRGLGLIHDSHQVEILAEIGVALLLFGIGLELALKKLRRLWKLAVIGGVLQVGLTASAAYLICKMFGFEGNSAIFIGFVLALSSTAIVLRGLQQRGEVDAPHGRLILGILVFQDFSVVPIMLIIPLLIGSDLGVGTFTVTLVKSLGLVLAVLLAAILIVPRVLRLVARTRQRQLFILAVFVVCLGTAWLVTRSGASLAIGAFLAGLVVAGSEYRQQAMAEIISFREVFASLFFVSVGMLLSPNAILYNLIPILTILAGILIGKSLIVFLTALIMRMPFRVCLIAAFALAQVGEFSFVLLYAIQGTGLVSGAVENNVVSAAILSMFITPFVMSYGPRLTAGLGRFARLKGMAEIDSAEDVSGEVCKICNHIIIAGYGFAGRELSQVLNDSGLPYIIVDLNIENVERASRETGKAVFGDITSEDVLSQLGIENARELVILINDPGASELAVRTARGLAPKLHITVRTTYLLDIETLLAAGADDVIPAEREAAVRVVSQVLKRNRVDPDRISGQVSEIRDHSETN is encoded by the coding sequence ATGCATGAACTGGCCTTTCTCACGGATCTTCTAATAATTCTTGCAGTTGCCGTTATAGTCGTGGTCGTTTTTTATCGACTCAAATTGCCGTCTATAGCCGGATTCATTCTCTCGGGTGTTTTGGTCGGGCCGCGAGGCTTGGGATTGATTCATGATAGCCACCAGGTCGAAATCCTGGCCGAGATCGGGGTGGCCCTGCTACTGTTCGGCATTGGCCTGGAACTGGCCCTTAAAAAACTGCGACGATTATGGAAACTTGCGGTTATCGGAGGTGTTCTCCAGGTCGGACTGACTGCCTCGGCCGCATATCTGATATGTAAAATGTTCGGATTTGAGGGCAATTCGGCGATATTTATCGGTTTTGTCTTGGCCTTATCCAGCACCGCTATCGTATTGAGGGGGCTTCAGCAACGAGGTGAGGTCGATGCCCCGCACGGGCGATTGATACTGGGGATTCTCGTTTTCCAGGATTTCAGTGTGGTCCCGATCATGCTGATTATTCCGTTATTGATTGGTTCCGATTTGGGAGTCGGAACCTTTACCGTTACCCTGGTCAAATCGCTGGGTCTTGTCCTGGCGGTGTTGCTTGCCGCCATTCTGATTGTCCCGCGGGTTCTCAGACTTGTTGCTCGAACCAGACAAAGGCAGTTATTCATCCTCGCGGTTTTCGTTGTCTGCCTGGGCACGGCCTGGCTGGTAACCCGATCCGGGGCGTCACTGGCAATCGGCGCCTTTCTGGCCGGGCTGGTTGTGGCCGGATCCGAATACCGCCAGCAGGCCATGGCCGAAATAATATCTTTCAGAGAGGTTTTCGCCAGCCTGTTTTTCGTATCGGTCGGAATGCTGTTATCACCGAATGCGATTCTTTATAATCTGATCCCTATCCTGACTATCCTGGCGGGTATTTTAATCGGCAAATCCCTGATTGTCTTTTTGACGGCGTTGATAATGCGAATGCCCTTCCGGGTATGTTTGATTGCCGCTTTCGCGCTGGCCCAGGTGGGGGAGTTCTCTTTCGTTTTGCTTTACGCCATTCAAGGAACAGGTCTGGTGTCCGGTGCGGTCGAAAACAACGTGGTTTCGGCCGCGATCTTGTCCATGTTCATTACGCCTTTTGTCATGTCCTACGGACCCCGGCTGACGGCCGGTCTCGGCAGGTTTGCCAGACTTAAAGGAATGGCCGAGATCGATTCTGCCGAGGATGTTTCGGGAGAGGTCTGTAAGATCTGTAATCATATAATCATCGCCGGGTACGGTTTTGCCGGACGGGAGTTATCGCAGGTCCTCAATGACTCGGGGTTACCATACATCATTGTCGATTTGAATATAGAAAATGTCGAGAGAGCATCGAGGGAAACCGGCAAAGCGGTGTTCGGCGATATCACCAGCGAGGATGTCTTAAGTCAACTGGGGATTGAAAATGCCCGTGAGCTGGTTATTCTGATAAACGATCCGGGGGCATCGGAGCTGGCTGTAAGAACGGCCCGCGGACTGGCGCCGAAGTTGCATATAACCGTCAGGACCACCTATTTGCTGGATATCGAAACCCTGCTGGCGGCAGGTGCCGATGATGTTATTCCGGCGGAACGTGAGGCCGCGGTCAGGGTCGTTTCTCAGGTATTGAAACGAAATCGGGTCGATCCCGACAGAATTTCCGGACAAGTATCCGAAATCCGGGATCATTCTGAAACGAACTGA